TTAATATTTTTTTATGTTTTCAAATTCCTTATTAACAACATTCCTTCTAATTTTTTAGTAGTTGTCATAGGTAGAGCCTCTTTAGCAATGTAGAGACGGTCAATATGCTTATAACTTGTTAAAGTTTTATTTACATCTTTAACTATAGATGAAAAGAAGCTCTTAATTTCATCCTCTGTTTTTCCCTCACAAAACTCAGTTGTTGGATAAAAAATAACTTCTATACCCTCGGAGAGATATCTAGAATCCTTTAAATATCCTTTAACCAAAACTTGTTCAATCTCATTATATAGTTGGAATGCATCTTCTAACTCTTCAGGATAAACATTTTTACCACCTTCTGTAACAATAAGTGAGGATTTTCTACCTGTTAAATATAGATAGTTATCACTGTCTAGATAACCAACATCACCTGTTTTTAAATATCCATCACTGGTAAAAGCATTTTTTGTTGCCTCTTCATTCTTATAATACCCCAACATAATATTTGGACCCTTTGCAACAATATCACCTATACCCTCAGCATCCTTATTTATGATCTTAACATCAACATTTGATATTATCTTACCAACAGAATCTACCTTATAATGCTCCTTAGGATTTAAAGCTAACATTGGAGCTGCCTCTGTTAATCCATACCCTTGAACAAAGTCAATTCCCAATTGATTAAAGTGCTTAAATGTAGATGGGGCTAGAGGACCACCACCAGAAATACATATTCTTATATTTTGTAATGATGCCTTTTTTAGTAAAAAGTTAAACATTTTTTTCCCTGGATTAACCTTAAAACTCTTCTTAATAAATCCACTAATTGACATTAAAAATCTAATTACACCATATAAAACTATACTCTTCTTTTTTACCCCATTTAATAAACCATTTAATATTTTATTAAATAACATAGGAACACCAAGGAACATAGTAACTTTACCCTTGTTAAAATCCTCTAGTATTTTTGCAAAAACTAACTGTTTACCAAATATAACCTCAGCTCCAACGTAAATTGCTTCAAAAAATACTGAAGTCATAGTATATGAGTGATGTATTGGTAGTAGGGCGTAAAAAACATCAGTAGAGTATATTTTTAAATTACTTTGAGCTAGAAAAACATCACTTGAGAAGTTTTTATGGGTTAACATTACACCCTTAGACACTCCAGTAGTCCCAGAGGTATATAGAATTGCTGCTATATCACTCTCAACAGGTTTCTCAAAACTGTTATCAACATCATCTAAATCTAGTATGTAGTTTTCAGAACCACTGTTT
Above is a genomic segment from Thiospirochaeta perfilievii containing:
- a CDS encoding AMP-binding protein, which translates into the protein MYSPWKKLDKYKGDKIAGEWPTIPEMFDITTDEFPNNRAFTIFNPNEFTLTYKESNVIINKISRYLSFKGIKKGDNVALAGKNSPEWALAYLGIVNMGAVVVPIDYALSNNEIVELIKLSDSKLMFSEVDKYQFIKDNSVDLLGYISLNSGSENYILDLDDVDNSFEKPVESDIAAILYTSGTTGVSKGVMLTHKNFSSDVFLAQSNLKIYSTDVFYALLPIHHSYTMTSVFFEAIYVGAEVIFGKQLVFAKILEDFNKGKVTMFLGVPMLFNKILNGLLNGVKKKSIVLYGVIRFLMSISGFIKKSFKVNPGKKMFNFLLKKASLQNIRICISGGGPLAPSTFKHFNQLGIDFVQGYGLTEAAPMLALNPKEHYKVDSVGKIISNVDVKIINKDAEGIGDIVAKGPNIMLGYYKNEEATKNAFTSDGYLKTGDVGYLDSDNYLYLTGRKSSLIVTEGGKNVYPEELEDAFQLYNEIEQVLVKGYLKDSRYLSEGIEVIFYPTTEFCEGKTEDEIKSFFSSIVKDVNKTLTSYKHIDRLYIAKEALPMTTTKKLEGMLLIRNLKT